Proteins from a genomic interval of Pecten maximus chromosome 13, xPecMax1.1, whole genome shotgun sequence:
- the LOC117340359 gene encoding circumsporozoite protein-like encodes MSQTSPIPIVCPAAIQLAERQWPHPVMRISGWRSTYKLRVDVMQKRLRKIVFFRAGVDCSNLIIDPVVKIFFNKVQICISTTTSDSQHPSISQPTSQLPSNPANPTNPTSQPTSNPSSNPTNPTNPTSQPTSNPSSNPTSQPISNPTNPANPTSQPTSNPSSNPTSQPISNPTNPANPTSNPSSNPTSQPISNPTNPANPTSQPTSNPYINPTFQSNSNPTTSPTTNLVPSSNLTLDFVA; translated from the exons ATGTCACAGACCAGTCCGATTCCAATTGTCTGCCCTGCAGCGATACAGCTAGCAG AGCGTCAATGGCCTCATCCTGTGATGAGAATCTCTGGTTGGAGGTCGACATACAAACTAAGGGTAGATGTGATGCAGAAAAGACTGCGGAAGATTGTCTTCTTTCGGGCTGGTGTTGATTGTAGCAACCTCATAATTGACCCTGTCGTGAAGATATTTTTCAACAAGGTTCAGATTTGT ATCTCAACAACAACATCCGACTCACAACATCCGTCCATCTCCCAGCCTACCTCCCAACTACCCTCTAACCCTGCCAATCCTACTAACCCTACCTCTCAGCCTACCTCTAACCCTTCCTCTAACCCTACCAATCCTACTAACCCCACATCTCAGCCTACCTCTAACCCTTCCTCTAACCCTACCTCTCAGCCTATCTCTAACCCTACCAATCCTGCTAACCCCACCTCTCAGCCTACCTCTAACCCTTCCTCTAACCCTACCTCTCAGCCTATCTCTAACCCTACCAATCCTGCTAACCCCACCTCTAACCCTTCCTCTAACCCTACCTCTCAGCCTATCTCTAACCCTACCAATCCTGCTAACCCCACCTCTCAGCCCACCTCTAACCCTTATATTAACCCTACCTTCCAGTCTAACTCTAACCCTACCACTAGCCCCACCACTAACCTTGTACCATCCTCCAATCTAACCTTGGATTTTGT AGCATGA